A single Candidatus Thalassolituus haligoni DNA region contains:
- a CDS encoding DJ-1/PfpI family protein, producing the protein MAKVLFIAGDFVEDYELMVPFQALQMVGHEVHVICPDKAAGDIIKTAIHDFEGDQTYTEKPGHNFALNADFAGLNPADYDALLLPGGRAPEYLRLNSDVITMVKHFADANKPIAAVCHGAQILTTADVIRERTISAYPACAPEVTMAGGIYANIAVTEAVTDGNLVTAPAWPAHPSWLAQFNQLLMAL; encoded by the coding sequence ATGGCCAAGGTACTGTTTATTGCCGGTGATTTTGTTGAAGACTACGAACTGATGGTGCCCTTTCAGGCATTGCAGATGGTGGGTCACGAAGTGCATGTAATCTGCCCGGATAAAGCCGCGGGCGACATCATCAAAACGGCCATTCACGACTTTGAAGGCGACCAGACCTACACGGAGAAACCAGGCCATAATTTTGCGCTGAACGCTGATTTTGCGGGCCTCAACCCCGCGGATTACGACGCCCTGCTACTGCCCGGTGGTCGCGCCCCGGAATATCTGCGCTTGAACAGCGACGTGATCACCATGGTCAAACACTTTGCCGACGCCAACAAGCCGATTGCGGCCGTTTGCCATGGCGCCCAGATTCTGACCACGGCAGATGTTATTCGTGAGCGTACGATTTCCGCCTACCCCGCCTGCGCGCCAGAAGTTACGATGGCCGGTGGTATTTACGCCAATATCGCGGTGACCGAAGCCGTTACCGACGGCAATCTGGTGACCGCTCCGGCCTGGCCTGCTCATCCGTCATGGTTGGCTCAATTTAATCAGCTACTAATGGCGTTGTGA
- a CDS encoding DUF2798 domain-containing protein, with protein sequence MSCWILYINLGYSSHFFALWMKAWGLAWPPALVISFLAGPSLLHLAQKLSK encoded by the coding sequence ATGAGCTGCTGGATTCTATATATCAACCTCGGCTACTCCAGTCATTTTTTTGCACTCTGGATGAAAGCCTGGGGGCTGGCGTGGCCGCCCGCATTGGTCATTTCGTTTCTTGCAGGCCCAAGCCTTCTCCACTTAGCGCAAAAGCTGTCGAAATAA
- the smrA gene encoding DNA endonuclease SmrA, whose protein sequence is MTDHDDTFFQEMQDVKPLQTQAKVALRKGDITLASQQARRLAAIDDSPKRDPNYLQTSNIKRIGPHDVVGFKRPGIQDGVFRKLRLGKYESEARLDLHRRTVEEARRQLFRFFQDCMEHDIRSVIVLPGKGERSEGDSAILKSYLVHWLEQIDDVQAYHTAQPQHGGAGVFYVLLRKSERKKQQARELYSKGRL, encoded by the coding sequence ATGACCGATCACGACGATACGTTTTTCCAGGAGATGCAAGACGTCAAACCTCTGCAAACCCAAGCCAAAGTCGCTCTTCGAAAGGGGGATATTACACTGGCCTCACAACAGGCACGCCGCCTTGCGGCCATTGATGACAGCCCCAAACGCGACCCCAATTATTTACAGACAAGCAACATCAAACGTATTGGCCCACACGATGTCGTTGGCTTTAAACGTCCAGGGATTCAGGATGGCGTATTTCGCAAGTTACGTCTGGGAAAATATGAGAGCGAGGCGCGTCTCGACCTGCATCGCCGCACGGTAGAAGAGGCCCGCCGACAACTGTTCCGATTTTTTCAGGACTGCATGGAACACGACATTCGCAGTGTGATTGTGTTGCCCGGTAAAGGTGAACGCAGTGAAGGTGATTCCGCAATATTAAAAAGCTACCTGGTGCATTGGCTGGAACAGATTGATGACGTCCAGGCTTACCATACCGCCCAACCGCAGCACGGCGGAGCCGGGGTGTTTTATGTATTACTGCGAAAAAGCGAACGCAAGAAACAGCAAGCCAGAGAACTGTACAGCAAGGGACGGCTGTAA
- the ectB gene encoding diaminobutyrate--2-oxoglutarate transaminase, whose product MGIFKDIESNVRGYCRAFPVVFRKAYNATLVDDQGKEYVDFLGGAGTLNYGHNNPEFKQALIDYIEADGITHGLDMHTEAKRDFLETFQSHILEPRGMDYKVQFTGPTGTNAVEAALKIARMNTGRQTIVSFTNGFHGVTQGAAAVTANGYYKKANGMPTTGVQFMPFDGYLGDFDTLKYFEKALEDGSSGLGHPAAVIVECIQGEGGLNVASAEWMRGLQALCRRHDMLLIVDDIQAGCGRSGTFFSFEEFDIQPDIITLSKSLGGYGLPMAVVLLKEKYDTWKPGEHNGTFRGNNHAFVTARRALETYWSDDRFATEVKHKAFLLKSRLKSIQARHAGDCKHKGRGIMQGLEFASGEVASEITELAFSRGLIIETSGSDDQVVKILTPLTIEEANLNKGLDILESCIDDVLAERLKVANAS is encoded by the coding sequence ATGGGTATTTTTAAAGACATCGAATCAAACGTTCGTGGTTACTGCCGTGCATTTCCGGTGGTGTTCCGCAAAGCATATAACGCTACTCTGGTGGATGATCAGGGTAAAGAGTATGTCGATTTTCTGGGTGGTGCAGGGACGCTGAACTACGGCCACAACAACCCTGAATTCAAGCAGGCGCTGATTGATTACATCGAGGCTGACGGCATTACGCACGGTCTGGATATGCATACCGAAGCCAAGCGAGATTTTCTCGAGACGTTCCAGAGTCATATCCTTGAACCTCGTGGCATGGACTACAAGGTGCAGTTTACCGGCCCGACCGGCACCAATGCGGTGGAAGCGGCGTTAAAAATTGCCCGGATGAATACCGGTCGTCAGACCATTGTGTCGTTCACTAATGGTTTTCACGGTGTCACTCAGGGAGCGGCAGCGGTTACCGCTAACGGCTATTACAAAAAGGCCAACGGCATGCCAACGACAGGTGTGCAGTTTATGCCGTTTGATGGTTATCTCGGCGATTTCGATACGCTCAAGTATTTTGAAAAGGCTCTGGAAGACGGCTCTTCCGGTCTTGGCCATCCCGCCGCAGTGATTGTGGAATGTATCCAGGGTGAAGGCGGTCTGAATGTCGCCAGTGCTGAATGGATGCGCGGCTTGCAGGCACTGTGTCGTCGCCACGATATGTTGCTGATTGTCGATGATATTCAGGCGGGTTGTGGCCGCAGTGGCACCTTCTTCAGCTTTGAAGAATTTGATATTCAGCCCGATATTATTACCCTGTCCAAGTCTCTCGGCGGCTATGGTCTGCCGATGGCAGTGGTGTTGCTGAAAGAAAAATACGACACCTGGAAGCCGGGCGAACACAACGGCACATTCCGGGGGAATAACCATGCCTTTGTTACGGCGCGCCGGGCGCTGGAAACCTACTGGAGTGATGATCGCTTTGCGACAGAGGTCAAACATAAGGCATTTTTGCTGAAAAGCCGTCTGAAAAGTATTCAGGCGCGACATGCTGGCGATTGCAAGCACAAGGGACGCGGTATTATGCAGGGGCTGGAGTTTGCTTCCGGTGAGGTGGCGTCCGAGATTACCGAGCTGGCGTTCAGCCGGGGGCTGATTATCGAAACCAGCGGCTCCGATGATCAGGTGGTCAAGATTCTGACACCGTTGACGATTGAAGAAGCCAATCTCAATAAAGGTCTGGATATTCTGGAATCCTGTATTGACGATGTGTTGGCTGAACGACTCAAGGTAGCCAACGCTTCCTGA
- a CDS encoding MarR family winged helix-turn-helix transcriptional regulator: protein MKRYDEVLVALRRIIRATDLHSKQLSKTSGLTAPQLLILQTLRHNDDMTVGEVARKVSLSQATVTTIIDRLEKRGYVVRERGSSDKRKVYVHLTEEAHKALMNAPRPLQESFIRQFQDLQEWEQTMILSSLERVAYMMDAQHIDASPVLDVGALDRIGNNSPTEHSSGNP, encoded by the coding sequence ATGAAACGTTATGATGAAGTCCTGGTCGCCTTGCGACGTATTATTCGCGCCACTGACCTGCATTCAAAACAACTGAGTAAAACGTCAGGGTTAACCGCTCCCCAGCTCCTGATCCTGCAGACCCTGCGCCACAACGATGACATGACAGTGGGCGAAGTGGCGCGCAAGGTCAGCCTGTCCCAGGCCACAGTCACGACGATCATTGATCGTCTGGAAAAGCGTGGTTACGTTGTCCGAGAGCGTGGCAGCAGTGACAAGCGCAAGGTTTACGTTCACCTGACGGAAGAGGCACACAAAGCGCTGATGAATGCACCACGGCCACTGCAGGAAAGCTTCATCCGACAATTCCAGGATTTGCAAGAGTGGGAGCAGACCATGATCCTCAGCTCTCTGGAGCGAGTGGCCTACATGATGGATGCGCAACACATCGACGCCTCCCCGGTACTGGATGTTGGCGCCCTCGACCGAATAGGAAATAATTCCCCGACAGAGCATTCATCAGGGAACCCCTGA
- a CDS encoding YdiY family protein codes for MIKQALALTLLALAAHSQASDAEKTPPFWGGAAELGSITTSGNTETSSLNGKFALWRKGIDWDTNYRLEALTSEEDGTVSKETYYGSVQFDRNFGEHSYLAIHADQERARFSGFTYQSTVSIGYGYRVIESDTMKLDLEAGPGYNRDKLENSGEIKDQGIARLVLKYGWEINKGTVFTQTASAEMGGDNSTYKSETGLKSQINGSLATKLTYKIKYVDQVPEENKNLDKEFGVTLVYSF; via the coding sequence ATGATCAAACAGGCCCTTGCTCTGACCTTACTGGCTCTCGCCGCACACTCCCAGGCATCAGACGCAGAAAAGACGCCACCGTTTTGGGGAGGAGCTGCCGAGCTGGGCAGTATTACTACCTCCGGCAATACCGAGACCAGCAGTTTGAATGGCAAGTTCGCCTTGTGGCGCAAAGGTATCGACTGGGATACCAACTATCGCCTTGAGGCTCTGACCAGCGAGGAAGATGGCACCGTCTCCAAGGAAACCTACTACGGCTCGGTGCAGTTTGATCGTAACTTCGGCGAACACTCCTACCTGGCCATTCACGCCGATCAGGAACGGGCGCGTTTTTCCGGTTTTACCTATCAAAGTACCGTCTCAATTGGCTACGGTTACCGGGTCATCGAATCGGACACCATGAAACTGGATCTCGAAGCTGGCCCCGGTTACAACCGTGACAAGCTGGAAAACTCTGGCGAGATTAAAGATCAGGGTATTGCCCGGCTGGTACTGAAATATGGCTGGGAAATCAACAAGGGCACCGTCTTTACCCAAACAGCCAGCGCGGAAATGGGTGGTGACAACAGCACCTATAAAAGCGAAACCGGCCTGAAAAGCCAGATCAATGGCTCACTGGCCACCAAGCTGACTTATAAAATAAAATACGTTGATCAGGTTCCCGAAGAAAACAAGAACCTGGACAAGGAATTCGGCGTTACCCTCGTATACAGCTTCTGA
- the ilvA gene encoding threonine ammonia-lyase, biosynthetic yields MLNEYLKKILTSRVYDVAIETALHIAPFLSERLGNQIWIKREDQQGVYSFKIRGAYNKAAQLTDEEKARGVVTASAGNHAQGLALAARDLGLKAVIVMPRTTPEIKVRSVKAKGAKVVLHGDAFDDAFAYSQKLVAEKGMTYIHPYDDPDVIAGQGTIGMEILRQMQQPVDAVFIPVGGGGLVAGVAAYIKALKPEVRIVGVECTESACLAAALAAGKRVTLPAVGIFADGVAVATIGEHTWAIAKDCVDEVITCTPDEICAAIKDVFDDTRAVCEPAGALAIAGVKKYVEREGCEGQNLVTILSGANVNFDRLRYISEVAEIGEGREIILAVTIAEQPGSFQRFCSLLGKRPITEFNYRYGDDDKARIYVGVKVGPEPGARQALLAELQADDYPVLDLTDDEMAKYHIRHMVGGHAPAAVDDERLYRFEFPERPGALLLFLKTLGKRFNISLFHYRNHGAASGRTLVGLQVPEEKLAQLHGYLDELGYPYWDESDNMAYQLFLR; encoded by the coding sequence ATGTTGAACGAGTATCTGAAAAAAATCCTTACCTCGCGGGTTTACGATGTTGCCATCGAGACGGCGCTGCATATTGCCCCATTTTTGTCAGAGCGACTGGGTAATCAGATCTGGATTAAACGTGAAGACCAGCAAGGTGTGTATTCCTTCAAGATTCGTGGTGCCTACAACAAGGCGGCACAGCTGACTGATGAAGAAAAAGCCCGTGGTGTGGTGACGGCTTCTGCGGGTAATCACGCCCAGGGACTGGCATTGGCAGCCCGTGATCTGGGATTAAAAGCCGTGATTGTGATGCCCCGCACCACGCCGGAAATCAAGGTGCGCTCGGTCAAGGCCAAGGGGGCCAAAGTGGTGCTGCATGGCGATGCCTTTGACGATGCCTTTGCCTATTCGCAAAAGCTGGTCGCTGAGAAAGGCATGACCTATATCCATCCGTACGATGACCCGGATGTGATTGCCGGACAAGGCACCATCGGTATGGAAATTCTGCGGCAGATGCAACAGCCCGTGGATGCGGTGTTTATTCCGGTTGGCGGTGGTGGTCTGGTGGCGGGTGTGGCCGCTTATATCAAGGCGCTCAAGCCGGAAGTCCGGATTGTCGGGGTTGAATGTACCGAGTCCGCCTGTCTGGCGGCGGCGCTGGCGGCGGGTAAGCGTGTCACCTTGCCGGCAGTGGGTATTTTTGCTGATGGCGTTGCCGTGGCCACCATCGGTGAGCATACCTGGGCGATTGCCAAGGATTGTGTTGACGAGGTGATTACCTGTACGCCGGATGAAATTTGTGCCGCGATCAAGGATGTCTTTGATGACACCCGAGCTGTCTGTGAACCCGCCGGGGCACTGGCGATTGCCGGGGTGAAAAAGTACGTTGAGCGCGAAGGCTGCGAAGGCCAGAATCTGGTGACCATTCTGAGTGGCGCTAACGTCAATTTCGATCGCTTGCGCTATATCTCGGAAGTGGCAGAAATCGGCGAAGGTCGTGAGATCATTCTGGCGGTCACCATTGCCGAACAGCCTGGTAGCTTCCAGCGCTTTTGCTCGTTACTGGGCAAGCGTCCGATCACCGAGTTCAACTATCGTTATGGCGATGATGACAAGGCGCGTATCTATGTTGGTGTCAAAGTCGGCCCTGAGCCAGGTGCGCGGCAGGCCCTGCTGGCGGAGTTGCAGGCGGACGATTACCCGGTGCTGGATCTGACCGATGATGAAATGGCCAAGTACCATATTCGTCATATGGTCGGTGGTCATGCGCCCGCTGCGGTCGATGACGAACGCCTGTATCGATTTGAGTTTCCCGAGCGTCCGGGGGCGTTGTTGCTGTTCCTGAAAACCCTGGGCAAGCGCTTTAATATTTCGTTGTTCCACTACCGTAACCACGGCGCGGCCAGTGGCCGGACGCTGGTGGGGTTGCAGGTGCCGGAAGAAAAGCTGGCCCAGTTGCACGGTTATCTGGATGAACTTGGTTACCCCTACTGGGACGAGAGCGACAATATGGCCTACCAGTTGTTTTTGCGCTGA
- the ectA gene encoding diaminobutyrate acetyltransferase yields MKHLLASVGGSRKCVTDILSEMSEITNTDQSNILFRKPNSTDGNRVFKLINECKPLDVNSMYCNLLQCSHFRDTAILAESQGQLAGFVSGYRVPEQPDVLFVWQVAVAPHARGQGLASQMLARLIEQQGPLVRFVHTSITAANEASWSTFRRLARDLDAELATEVMFDQQQHFDGAHATETLVSIGPFAETATPSLEPLEKQ; encoded by the coding sequence ATGAAGCATCTTTTGGCTTCAGTAGGCGGCTCTAGAAAATGTGTGACTGATATATTGTCAGAAATGTCCGAAATTACCAATACAGATCAAAGTAATATTCTCTTCCGGAAACCAAATTCCACTGATGGGAATCGGGTTTTCAAGCTTATCAATGAGTGTAAGCCCTTAGATGTCAATTCAATGTATTGCAATCTTTTGCAATGCTCTCACTTCCGGGATACCGCTATCTTGGCTGAGTCACAGGGGCAGCTGGCTGGGTTTGTCTCCGGCTACCGGGTGCCGGAACAGCCAGATGTACTGTTTGTCTGGCAGGTTGCTGTTGCGCCACATGCCCGTGGCCAGGGACTGGCCAGCCAGATGCTGGCACGACTGATCGAGCAACAAGGGCCTCTCGTTCGTTTTGTTCACACCAGCATCACCGCTGCCAATGAAGCGTCCTGGAGTACCTTCCGCCGTCTGGCGCGGGATCTGGACGCAGAGCTGGCTACTGAGGTGATGTTTGATCAGCAACAGCACTTTGATGGTGCGCACGCTACCGAGACCCTGGTCTCGATCGGGCCATTTGCCGAGACGGCTACCCCTTCACTTGAACCACTGGAAAAGCAATAA
- the rpiA gene encoding ribose-5-phosphate isomerase RpiA, whose translation MTQDELKQAVGDAAAQYLLPHLEERTIVGVGTGSTANCFIDALARHKHLFDGTVASSEASAQRLREHGIPVYDLNAVDSIDYYIDGADEINHRLEMIKGGGAALTREKIVAAVARHFICIADQSKLVATMGSFPLPVEVIPMARSHVAREIVKLGGDPVYRDGVITDNGGQILDVYNLRIDAAITLEKQLNQITGVITNGLFAMRPANTLLLGTDEGVKTLTAQ comes from the coding sequence ATGACTCAAGACGAACTCAAACAAGCCGTCGGTGACGCCGCAGCACAATATCTTCTGCCTCACCTTGAAGAACGCACCATTGTCGGCGTTGGCACCGGCTCTACCGCCAACTGCTTTATTGATGCCCTGGCCCGGCACAAACATCTGTTTGATGGCACCGTCGCCAGCTCTGAAGCCTCGGCCCAACGCCTGCGCGAGCATGGCATTCCGGTTTACGATCTGAACGCCGTTGATAGCATCGACTACTACATTGATGGCGCCGATGAGATTAACCACCGGCTGGAGATGATCAAGGGCGGCGGTGCGGCGCTGACCCGTGAAAAAATCGTCGCCGCCGTCGCCCGCCACTTCATCTGCATTGCCGATCAAAGCAAGCTGGTCGCTACCATGGGCAGCTTCCCGCTACCGGTTGAAGTGATTCCCATGGCTCGCTCCCATGTGGCACGGGAAATCGTCAAACTCGGTGGCGATCCGGTCTATCGCGATGGTGTAATCACCGACAACGGCGGTCAGATTCTGGATGTCTACAACCTCCGTATTGATGCCGCCATCACGCTGGAAAAACAGCTGAACCAGATCACCGGCGTGATCACCAACGGTCTGTTCGCCATGCGTCCGGCCAACACCCTGTTGCTAGGCACCGATGAGGGCGTTAAAACCCTGACCGCACAGTAA
- a CDS encoding polyhydroxyalkanoate depolymerase, giving the protein MLYNMNAQMMDAMRPIHILSRMTRQFLYQPVNPLNYGWTFRTMRAWLETVERLTDCYETPTWELDATEIDGREVAIEYEVIVDRPYCNLLHFRRENAPENQPKVMMIAPLSGHYATLLRGTVREFLPDHEVYITDWKNARDVPMADGAFHFDDYVDYLIEFCRALGPDVHVIAVCQPCVPALVAASLMSKDNDPCLPASMTLMGGPIDVRINPTEVNDYASGKDLEWFEDNVICRVPRGFTGRGQLVYPGFIQLSGFMSMNMDSHVSKHFKFFADLVKGDGESAEGHRLFYNEYLSVMDMPAHYYLDTIRRVFLDQALPKGEMDYRGSRIDLADITDMAMMTVEGELDDITGRGQTSCALELCSEIAEDRKQHLEAEGVGHYGIFNGRRFREMIAPKVKAFIAEQPKRASEHKDLAVVEAVEPVVEEATPQPAPVAAISKSSPSASAPEPASAISPPPARKPRAPRKPAPSKPKTETPE; this is encoded by the coding sequence ATGCTCTATAACATGAATGCTCAAATGATGGACGCCATGCGGCCCATCCACATCCTGTCTCGAATGACCAGACAGTTCCTGTATCAGCCTGTTAACCCTCTTAATTACGGCTGGACTTTCCGTACCATGCGAGCCTGGCTGGAAACCGTTGAGCGACTGACCGATTGTTATGAAACCCCTACCTGGGAATTGGATGCAACCGAGATTGATGGTCGCGAAGTTGCCATAGAATACGAAGTGATCGTGGATCGTCCTTACTGCAATCTGTTGCATTTTCGTCGTGAGAATGCGCCCGAAAATCAACCCAAGGTAATGATGATCGCGCCTTTGTCAGGCCATTATGCGACCCTGTTGCGGGGGACGGTACGGGAGTTTTTGCCTGATCATGAGGTATATATCACTGACTGGAAAAATGCCCGTGATGTACCTATGGCAGATGGCGCTTTTCATTTTGATGATTATGTCGACTACCTGATTGAATTCTGTCGTGCCCTGGGGCCAGACGTTCACGTGATTGCGGTGTGCCAGCCGTGTGTACCAGCTCTGGTGGCTGCCAGTCTGATGTCGAAGGATAACGACCCTTGTTTGCCAGCCAGTATGACGCTGATGGGTGGGCCGATCGATGTCCGTATCAATCCGACCGAAGTGAATGATTACGCCTCGGGCAAGGATCTTGAGTGGTTTGAAGATAACGTCATTTGTCGGGTGCCTCGTGGCTTTACCGGCCGTGGTCAGTTGGTGTATCCAGGGTTTATTCAGCTCTCCGGTTTTATGTCCATGAATATGGACTCTCACGTCAGTAAACACTTCAAGTTCTTTGCCGATTTGGTCAAGGGCGATGGTGAAAGCGCCGAAGGGCATCGGCTGTTTTACAACGAGTATCTGTCTGTAATGGATATGCCAGCGCATTATTATCTGGATACCATTCGTCGGGTGTTTCTGGATCAGGCGTTACCCAAAGGTGAAATGGATTACCGTGGCAGCAGGATTGATCTGGCTGACATCACTGACATGGCGATGATGACGGTTGAAGGTGAGCTGGACGATATCACTGGTCGTGGCCAGACATCGTGTGCGCTGGAGCTGTGTTCCGAGATTGCAGAGGATCGCAAGCAACATTTGGAAGCGGAAGGTGTGGGCCACTACGGCATTTTTAATGGCCGTCGGTTCAGGGAGATGATTGCACCGAAAGTGAAGGCATTTATTGCGGAGCAGCCAAAAAGAGCCAGTGAACATAAAGATCTTGCGGTTGTTGAGGCGGTAGAGCCGGTTGTTGAAGAAGCTACGCCGCAGCCAGCGCCTGTTGCTGCCATCAGTAAGTCGTCGCCCAGTGCCAGTGCGCCAGAACCCGCCAGCGCCATATCACCGCCCCCGGCTCGTAAGCCTCGTGCGCCAAGAAAGCCTGCTCCGAGCAAGCCAAAGACTGAAACTCCGGAGTAA
- a CDS encoding ribbon-helix-helix domain-containing protein, translating to MCEIYSAAEPELFELKTRSIRLDGVVTSIRLEAVFWHLLEDIASDAELSLGTFLSRIHREVIARRGEVGNFASLLRVACTTHLNQGQRLTVPPDRARLSPDIQH from the coding sequence ATGTGTGAAATTTATTCCGCTGCCGAACCTGAGTTGTTTGAATTAAAAACCCGTTCCATCCGCCTGGATGGTGTTGTCACCAGTATTCGGCTGGAGGCGGTTTTCTGGCATTTGCTAGAAGACATCGCCAGTGATGCGGAGCTGTCACTGGGTACGTTTCTAAGCCGCATTCACCGCGAAGTGATTGCACGGCGAGGCGAGGTCGGTAACTTTGCCTCACTGCTGCGAGTCGCCTGCACCACGCACCTCAACCAGGGCCAGCGCCTGACAGTACCACCAGACCGGGCCCGCTTGAGCCCGGATATTCAGCACTGA
- a CDS encoding acetyl-CoA C-acetyltransferase, with amino-acid sequence MTDVVIVAATRTAIGSFGGSLASLSAVELGAQVIKSLMNKTGVADDQIDEVIMGHVLTAGCGQNPARQSAIKAGLAETTSAMTINKVCGSGLKALHLAAQSIACGDADLVIAGGQESMSNAPHALPNSRNGQRMGDWNMVDTMISDGLWDAFNGYHMGVTAENIADEYNITREEQDAFAAASQAKAVAAIEAGKFKDEITAVEIPQRKGDPLIFDTDEGPRAGVTAEKLAGMRAAFKRDGSVTAGNASSLNDGAAAVMLASKEKADALGLPVLATIKAYSNAGVSPKIMGTGPIPATKKCLEKAGWEISDLDLIEANEAFAVQALSVNKGLGWDVEKINVNGGAIALGHPIGASGCRILVTLLHEMIRQDAKKGLATLCIGGGMGVALAIER; translated from the coding sequence ATGACAGACGTAGTAATAGTTGCAGCAACCCGTACCGCCATCGGCAGCTTTGGCGGCTCCTTGGCCAGCCTGTCTGCTGTCGAACTCGGCGCACAGGTCATCAAGTCACTAATGAACAAGACTGGCGTTGCTGACGATCAAATCGACGAAGTAATCATGGGTCATGTACTGACCGCTGGCTGCGGACAAAACCCGGCCCGCCAAAGTGCAATCAAGGCAGGTCTGGCAGAAACGACCTCGGCCATGACCATCAACAAGGTCTGTGGTTCAGGTCTCAAGGCATTGCACTTGGCAGCACAATCCATCGCTTGCGGTGACGCCGATCTGGTGATCGCAGGCGGACAAGAGTCCATGTCCAACGCTCCCCACGCATTGCCAAACTCCCGCAATGGTCAACGCATGGGTGACTGGAACATGGTAGATACCATGATTTCCGACGGCCTGTGGGATGCATTTAATGGCTACCACATGGGTGTTACCGCCGAAAATATCGCCGACGAATACAACATCACACGAGAAGAGCAGGATGCCTTTGCCGCCGCTTCCCAGGCCAAGGCTGTTGCTGCCATTGAAGCTGGCAAGTTCAAAGATGAAATTACCGCCGTTGAGATTCCACAGCGCAAAGGTGATCCACTCATTTTTGATACTGACGAAGGCCCTCGCGCCGGTGTAACGGCTGAAAAACTGGCGGGCATGCGTGCGGCATTCAAGCGTGATGGTTCCGTCACCGCTGGCAATGCGTCCTCCCTGAATGACGGTGCCGCCGCTGTCATGCTGGCCAGCAAGGAAAAGGCCGACGCTCTGGGCTTGCCTGTTCTGGCCACCATCAAGGCCTATTCCAACGCGGGTGTGAGCCCCAAAATCATGGGTACTGGTCCAATCCCTGCGACCAAAAAGTGTCTGGAAAAAGCAGGATGGGAAATTTCAGACCTGGATCTGATTGAAGCCAACGAAGCCTTTGCCGTGCAGGCTCTCTCCGTCAACAAGGGGCTGGGCTGGGATGTCGAGAAAATCAACGTCAATGGCGGTGCGATTGCATTGGGCCACCCGATCGGCGCTTCTGGCTGCCGCATCCTGGTTACCCTGCTGCATGAAATGATTCGTCAGGATGCCAAAAAAGGCTTGGCCACCCTGTGTATCGGTGGCGGCATGGGTGTCGCTCTGGCTATCGAACGCTAG